DNA from Ictalurus punctatus breed USDA103 chromosome 7, Coco_2.0, whole genome shotgun sequence:
TAGCGAGCTAGCACTGGCTGCTCAGGATACAAGCTACATGGTAGAGGCTTGATCCAAAACCGCATACTGGGTGATTCAGTTTGATGAGCAGTGATCCTAGAGATCACTTTCTACAGAGGTCTGTTTTATGGCTGCTGTACGGTTCCTTATAGTAAGCGATTTGGTCAAATGACTGAAAATGCTCCATGGATGATTCAAATTAAACTGAGGTGGATGTTTGCACAGGAATAACTGACCTGTCAGAGATGGGATTTGAGGTTAGAGATCAGAGATGGCAGTTACCACTCTCCTGAATCCAGACAATCAGTCCGCTTGATTAGCCAGATCAGCTCAGCTGGATTAGCGCTACAGTTGAACTCAATAAGAAAGCAGATTTCCAGAAAGAGCGCTGATGATCACTGAGAAAATTTTTAAACCTAAATAGGACGCTCttcacccagaagaggacgggttcccttttgaatctggttcctctgaaGATTTACACTTTATATCACTCAGGGAGATTTTCATGGCACCTGTcacctctggtttgctcataATGGATCTAAatttacatccagatttctATAAAGCTACCTTGTTATAACGTCTGTTCttaaatgtgctatacaaaTTGAATTGGATTGGATTGCACCTTCTTAGGTTTCCACACTAACTGTTGGGTGTTGAACTGTGTATGAATTGTACAGTGATAATCTCTTAACTGAGACCCAGCACATTATGTATTTGTAGTCTGCTGCCTTAAACAGGAATTGACAGTGAACACTGAGGCTTTCTGAATGAAGGACCAGAGCCAACTCTACTTTTTAAAGATGCTCAGGTCCttcagcctgtgtgtgtgtgtgtttgtgtgtgtgtgtgtgtttgtgtaaagttGCTCTACATGTTCTCTCAGTGTGTTGCAacaaaagcctttttttttggtgtggaGGAGTAAAGAAAAAGTCCTACATTCTGAATACACTCATGAAGAATTCAAGTTCTGTGATAAGGATAAATCTTGACCCTCTAAAAGTGATGGTGGAGAGGACTGTGTTGGTGGAGAGGACTGTGTTGGTGGAGAGgacagtggtggtggtggagaggaCTGTGTTGGTGGAGAGgacagtggtggtggtggtggagaggaCAGGACATTGGTGGTTGTGGACAGGACAggatagtggtggtggtggagaggaCAGgacagtggtggtggtggagaggacaggacaggactGTGGTGGTGATGGAGAGGACAGGATCGTGGTGGTGGAGAGGACAGGActgtgatggtggtggagaggacaggactgtggtggtggtggagaggaCAGGaccgtggtggtggtggagaggacaggacaggaccgtggtggtggtggtggagaggacaggacaggactgtggtggtggtggtggtggtggtggtggtgaggacaggacaggactgtggtggtggtggtggtggagaggaCAGGAGAGTGGTGATGATGGAGAGGACAGGacagtggtggtgatgatggagagGACAGgacagtggtggtggtggtggagaggaCAGgacagtggtggtggtggtggagaggacaggagagtggtggtggtggagaggaCAGgacagtggtggtggtggtggagaggaCAGGACGGTGGCGGTGGTGGAGAGGACAGGACGGTGGCGGTGGTGGAGAGGACAGGACGGTGGCGGTGGTGGAGAGGACAGGACGGTGGCGGTGGTGGAGAGGACAGgacggtggtggtggtggagaggaCAGGACCGTGGTGGTGgagaggacaggacaggaccGTGGTGGTGGAGGGGACAGGACAGGACCGTGGTGGTGGAGAGGACAGgacggtggtggtggtggagaggaCAGgacggtggtggtggtggagaggaCAGGACTGTGGTGGTGGAGGGGACAGGACAGGACGGTGGTAGTAGAGAGGACAGTGGTGGACAGTAGTTActatcctcttcacagtgtaaTTATGAGTTTGAGAAGTTCCTTCAGTAACAGGCTGATTCAGTCACTGTGTAGGAAGGAGCTCTTCTCATACACCACTCTCAGACTATACAACCTGTCTTTTAAGGAAGTCTGGACTAGAACAAGTGcaatattatttatgtatgcTATCTCCGGGGTGGACAGATGATAAAAGTTGTACCTAGCTGACCAGGATAcaaagctccagtgtgctgccTAGTTCCATGTTTTTCTTGCTTGGAAACCTGACTAATGACTAGGGTAAAATTCCtccccgagttccctggcatatgctccaggctccccctgaccctgtgtaggataagcagtacagaagatggatggatggatggatggatagtctTACTATCTTCATATATTTAAAACCATGAGGTGACTGTGTGTTGTGCTAAATGAGAGCTCTTCACTGGACTTTTCTGAATTTTTCTATGATTCCCTCAGTGTATTTACATGCATGTGTAAAGTCTGTCATGTGTGTACGGTAATTAATCCACCTAGTAAAAAATACTCTATCTTCAGTTCATGTCTTGGCTGATGTGTAGTGAAGCAGACGGTAGGATTTAAAACGAGGAACTCACCCTGTAGCTACAGCAATGAAAACTTTGTGAAAATCATTAAAGGCTGTTTTGTTCTGTCGTTTGTTTCCCCACAATGGACAACtatgaattgaaaaaaaaaatcatccgaATGTGAAATTAGCTTGTTCTAGGCTATTGATTTTTGTGCATCTATATCTTACACATTATATTTCTATACATATTTCTATTTTAATGCTCCTGCTCCGTATCTGGTTTGTATTCCTCATGCTCTTCATTggtgcattttgttttgtatgaCTGCTGTAACAAAGAAATTTCCCTCATGGAATGAATGAAGTATCTATCTAGTTAGCAGGATAAGTAGACCCAGTAATATTCCTGAGCATCATACATTCAAGGAACACTTTACACAAGACATATAAGTGAGGATTCTCACACATTTTGCAATCAGTGAGGAAAAATCTATGGATCCTCCTTATAGAGTAATTACAGCTCAGgtcattacattatattacagaaAGCCTTAATACAATCCAATTATTCGAATGTTAAGCACACATTGTGTTAGAATAGATTGAAAGCGTTTTGTAGCACATTTTATGTGTACTGTTATATGGATGCGGTACTGGACTTTGTAAGAATAAACTTACGTTTCTATTAAAATCTCATACTACATTTTTATgacctttattattttttttaaaagttgcattttgttcttttatttaaagtctTAAGGCAGACTGTGCGCCCATTTTCATCTACGTGTGTGGTTCATGCAGGGAAGAAGTGGAGACTGGAGTAAGTAATCAATAGTCCCTtgtgatttgtttctgtttctttctgcgTCCTTATCTGATGAGTTCACCTTAGAGTAAGATTACAGAGAATGACTTTCCGTGTGTCATATCTACAGGAACGGCTTGGCCTGGACTGGATCAGAGTACGGTCCATTAACAGATCTGCCCGACTGGTCATTCGCAGGTGAGTTTAGATTTTACATTGTTTAGATTTAACTTGTGCTGGTTGATATTGTAATAGGTCACATGATTGGTTTAAAAACATATGTgtatacatgcatgtatttTAAGCATGTTGAAAAATGTATGATGGTTTTGCTAAATGCTTTTGTTATTTGCACGATGCAGCCTTATCTGTATTCGTGCGTAAACTTGTGCTGCTTTGTTTCCGGGAAAATAGAGCTGAGGCAGTACATTTACAATTATTCGACTGGTTTGTGTATCTGTCTTTCTCCGTAGATGGCAGACCTGCACCTCCACTGAAAGGACAAGTCAGGAGGCAGAAGCAGAGGGAGGACTTTGCAGTGAGTTTTTTGAAAGATTGTGTCCTTGTGttcttttttcaaaaataatccTTTGCAGTAGTTTTTCCATTATAACTTTGTGCAATGAGCCTAGTGTCAGCTGTTCAATGGCGTATGTGAATACTGAAAGTGAACTGAAATAATGATAggaaatttgtattaaataaaaacatgcatttatgcTGTAAGGCATAATCCACGACTTTGGGGTGTGTTACACAATTTTAATGCACGACATGGAGGCAAAGAACCACCTGAGTGCATTTAAATAgtgtaacgcacacctagccatggattatcccaCTTACAgcatggtcacttgccagcattgacaagttaaagctgtcattgatgtttgcagtgcaaaatttgactgatGGGATAAAAAATAAcggttagttattttatatacgggtCGTTAGATTTAGAATTCTACCTGTTAAAGTAGTGCggtaagattacatttatttgactgaattataataaatagttattagtgagagagaatgagagagattgtgtctgtgccgcatctctactaataatgaatctgtgagtttaactactgtatgaaGCTATGACTGtgtgttactatggttacaacTGTTTACAGGCAGTGCGTTCatttagaacggtgattaaacAGACTGGAAAAACCTGTGCATTATACAGTTTGAACGCACAACTTCCAGCCAAATAGAATCTGTAGTATAGCTGATAAATAATGAGAATTGATATTTCAACAAGGCTGTCAGTACctcttattataattattatgtaaaatcctatttaaatacttaatatatatttaggactgagttttttttcctcaaggcattttgatcaatttaaaagagtatttaaaaatgattcatgCTTTCTAGTAGGAAGGTGGAGCACATCACCTCAAAGCAATAGACATGCAAAAGCATGACTTTATTGACTTTGCctttaatatttgaaaatgtctcatggtttcttttaaataaatgttctaaACCATGAGAGAAGACAGAACAGGAAGAATGGTGACTAGTAGATTAGTCCATAAATACTGTCCCTAATAAGAAATGCCAGCAGCATTTTTAGTTATGTAATGTGACAAATCATTAGTCCATGCCCTGTTTTGCTGTGTACAATGTGCATAAATGATCAGTTTGATAGTGTATGTATTTGTACcaaagcactgttgaattctcaaatgttccataacagcagctgtgctggctgcaaggcaaatctcagtcattgtttctatagtaacagctcatttacagggatttgtatggcaGAAAAGACACATAATCTgaggctaataataaactgatgaATAATGTGGTGTTATGATACACatctttctttgttaaataatcaATATGCTGagcttttctgtaaggagatgtttatttaacattaatggaaggagtctccagtgtcagcactttgtaacagacaGAGAGGTCAGAGTTTACggcttcttggtaacatgaaaagctgcatttctttgttgtttttttgacttACTAACTTCACGATAAATCTTGAGTTGGGGCTCAtaaaggaacgactgtttataactgctgtAACGTGAGATAGTTGTaatgacaggaactaacttatttCGGAGACATTTCACAaaattaaacgtaactataaacttctttttaaaaaaacgacaTTCATTGATGAATAAAATCTGCTTTGGTATATGAGAAACTTTGTGTTGTGCTTGTATTTGGTAAATAATTAACTTAAGGCAGGTATtagcatcacaccaccctattgttgatttttaaaaaaaatttttataagAGCTGTTAAACACAACTGTTTCATTTTGCTCCTCAGTTATT
Protein-coding regions in this window:
- the mrpl52 gene encoding 39S ribosomal protein L52, mitochondrial isoform X2, producing the protein MAAPLKLLCTSVLRQTVRPFSSTCVVHAGKKWRLENGLAWTGSEYGPLTDLPDWSFADGRPAPPLKGQVRRQKQREDFARRAVNLSAEVDQGIRTWRAEKEEQESAREQLKSSMLKPKGKLLLKSKNK